One Aegilops tauschii subsp. strangulata cultivar AL8/78 chromosome 7, Aet v6.0, whole genome shotgun sequence genomic window carries:
- the LOC109746795 gene encoding uncharacterized protein has product MSRDQGWADLPDVLLHSIIALASSFTDLFAFAHTCCSWRAAFFSYPSKSAFSMIFPPVLLQPDASVHSPCHRPLGDKRTCHVIDPASKHSRIGYHIPLVNLSRANNHPQNSLGSFCFLGASYGHLIFSRNRSCLIVDVFTGVSFSPPQIPGDESTEVYYGALTAPVESPNPYLIATNESHSYFWRVGSRSWLRACPCDGTVQQIVTFKGQVFGLDSGGMLFVVHLAPLIRVRMMGVSWEEISTRHLANLYLVACGDMLLLVGCQGSFPARGDTFEVFRLDQSTEHAMWVKVEELENWAIFISTDKRSQPLSFRNPERWGGRSNCVYYYSHDSEHWAAFELGKPASSRNSFVFISSGNLVQPMWVVPSMFSQSP; this is encoded by the coding sequence ATGTCTAGAGATCAAGGCTGGGCAGACCTGCCAGATGTGCTGCTTCATTCCATCATTGCTCTGGCAAGCTCCTTCACCGACCTCTTTGCCTTCGCTCACACCTGCTGCTCTTGGCGTGCTGCCTTCTTCTCGTATCCATCGAAGTCTGCCTTCTCGATGATCTTCCCGCCTGTGCTCCTGCAACCTGATGCCTCCGTGCACTCTCCATGTCATCGCCCCCTTGGCGATAAGCGTACATGTCATGTCATTGATCCAGCCAGCAAACACTCGCGTATTGGCTACCATATTCCCCTAGTTAATCTTTCTCGAGCAAATAATCACCCCCAAAATTCTCTGGGTAGTTTTTGCTTCCTGGGTGCTTCTTATGGCCATCTCATCTTCTCCAGGAACAGATCATGTCTCATTGTTGATGTGTTTACAGGTGTTAGTTTTTCACCACCACAGATACCGGGCGACGAATCCACCGAGGTCTACTACGGTGCCCTCACGGCTCCTGTAGAGTCACCCAACCCATATCTCATTGCCACCAATGAATCCCACAGTTACTTTTGGCGTGTTGGCAGTCGCTCTTGGTTGAGAGCTTGTCCTTGTGATGGAACTGTCCAGCAGATTGTGACCTTCAAAGGCCAGGTCTTCGGCTTGGACTCTGGTGGCATGCTCTTTGTTGTGCACTTGGCACCTTTGATTCGCGTACGGATGATGGGAGTCAGTTGGGAGGAAATCTCCACGCGTCATCTTGCCAACCTATATCTGGTGGCGTGTGGTGATATGCTTCTCTTGGTCGGGTGTCAGGGGTCGTTTCCGGCAAGAGGGGATACCTTCGAAGTCTTCCGCCTCGACCAGTCGACTGAACATGCAATGTGGGTGAAGGTGGAGGAGTTGGAGAATTGGGCGATCTTCATCAGCACCGACAAGAGAAGCCAGCCATTATCTTTCAGGAACCCGGAAAGGTGGGGAGGGAGGAGCAACTGCGTGTACTACTATTCCCATGATTCCGAACACTGGGCTGCATTTGAGCTGGGGAAGCCTGCCTCCAGCCGAAACAGCTTTGTTTTCATAAGCTCTGGCAATTTAGTGCAACCTATGTGGGTTGTCCCTAGCATGTTCTCCCAGTCCCCGTGA